GAATTTAATGGACatcattcctttgttttttattgttttcatcatATATGTCTTCACTCCTAAATCCAATGTTTAATgcctgttttaaaatttcatcataGAGTTATGctgcatatatttttctgtgaCATGCTTCTTTTGTGCAAgattatttttgagattcatccatgttgatgtatggagttatattttatttccactgtTGTATTCCATGGAATTAATATACTctaatttatttctccattctatTTATGGACATTTGGACTGTGTCCAGAgttttgctgttataaacagtGTTGCCATAACTTTCTCTGGCATATGTCATATGCAAGAATATATCTATGGTGTATTTATAGTAGTAGAACTACTAGGATATAGAGTGTGCACATGTTAAATTTTATAAGATAGTACCAGCATGGCTTCAAAAGTAGTTAAAGCTATTTTCTCTTTCACCAGCAGTAGAGTGGTATTCCTCATTGCTGTAGAACCTTCCTGTTACTTGGTATTTGTCCACCTTAAAGAGTTTTGCCAGTCTGGTGGTGTCAAGTGGTATCCCAAAATGATTTGAATGTAGATGTCCCTGATTACTAgtgatgttaaatattttttatattcaactTGTGcattatgtattttcttctttcttcgtTTCTATTTCCcgtttttcatttagttttttatcCTTTCCTATTTGATtcataggaattctttatatattctagatgctACTAATTTGCCAACTATAAatgcattgcaaatattttcttagtgACTAATTGGATATGGGAGGTGAGAGAGAAGGCATATAGAATTACTCCcaggtttctggtttggggaACTGAGTGGTTGCTAGTATTGTTAAACTAGGACATCGAATATAGGAGGAGAACTAGATCTGGAGGAGGGGAATTTGAGATATTTTGGAGTTTGATGTTTCTGTGGGATATTCAGATGTCTATGAGACATCTCCATATGAGGGTCTGAAGCTCAGGCGAAATCTGTTAGGCTACATCAGTCCAAAGGAGTCTTGTATGATGGGCCTTTCAGAATACTGCAGTTGGAAGGAATATGATAATTCTCAAACTCATTTGTCTTCTACCCATTGGATACTTCTATGAAATACATGTCCCAGTCAAATGACCCACTGGACActtcattttagttattattttattacttttttgatCTGCTAACAGTTATATAATCTATCTTAACATCTCCAAGAGAgcacagcatttttattttgaaacacatCCAGCATATTTGTCTTACATAACATGCAGAGTATATAtctagattttaagatttttcattgcACAGTCATGTGTGGTATTTAGTTACAGAAGTTACTCCATAAACACtgaaaacaagaaatatatatatctaaGAATCCTATTTTATGTAGCTTTTcgttaaaaatagtattttcacatacattttcaGGTATTTCTAGGTTCTTCTATGTATTTGgagtttcatatatatatatatataaccactgGAAGAATATGGGCCCCTTGGGAGGATAGCAGTAGAAGCTCGTGGAGTAaagttctttcttaaaaaagGAGATTGTATTATGGGTACTTTGTGAAGTTCTGAGAACTCTGATAAGTCCAGAGGTGGAAATATCCCTTAATAATGGTTAGAAGATAGGACAGGTGAGGAAAGTGTCAGTAGTAGGGCTAGGATCTGGTACATTCACTGAAAATGTAGTACCTCAGCATAGCTTATAGTGCCAGGACAGGGTGATGAACCGTCCACCTCCCTCAAGGAGTAGTAGCAGCTAATTTGGTGACAGTGGTTGGTCACCTTTTAAGAGAACTGCAATCCAGGGACAATAATGGCTTGCATATATTGTGTGCAGGGAAATGATGGCAGAGGTAGTCTCTTTCTGGTCTGTCTTTATCAGTATTACAGTGATTATCCTTCTCTGTTCAAGGAGATGTTTTAGAtctgtaagaaaagaaaggaggtgtAAAAGTGTGATACTCAACTTTGGCTTCAGCCTGGGTTCTGCTTGGAACATTCTGAGTCCCCAGGTAAAATATTTGGTGAGCTTTCTTGCTGCTATATCATCATTGTGGATTACAGGGGCTGCTTTTTTAAGGCCAGGAAAGGCTTGGGGGAAATTCAGTAGCTTTGCTTGAATAGTCAAAGCTCTGCCACAAGGTTGACATTTCTAGATAGGTAGGTTAACCTTTAATACCACACAAGATGAGATCtcagtataaaataaatagaggTAGAGGCAGGCATGATGGTAAACACCTTCAAGCCAAGGCCACAGGAAAGCTCAATGCAAATATTTCTGACTTCCCAAAATTGACATTTCTTAAAGAACAGTTCTGCAAAGAGCAGCAAACCTACCTTTCCTTGCTAATTGCTCTCAATAAAATCTTGATTTTCTTAGACTCTGGATTCAGACAtcttttctccccattctttTTCAGTGTGGCACTGTAGAAGGAAGAAAgggtgaaaatatttaaaagtcttgggccaataaaacagatgaaatatAGATTTTAGATCAGACGTTTATGTTTCATTCTAGATATTTCCCTTTGTTATACAGAGGTCTTAGAATCATTACAGATCTTTTAATGATTTTGTGATCATgcttacatatttaatatatgattATGATTAGGGAAGTGATATTCAGACGGCATTTTACTCACATGATCTCAACACGTGGACAAGATTGACTTGCAGGAATCACTTCAAGTTTTTCTAAGGACTTTAGATTTACAGATCCATCACTAATCTTGATACAGGTACAGCGTGTAGTTCTAGAGAGAGGTATTCCTGTAGGAAAAAGAGGTACAGAGAGCAGGGGAGGTTAGTGCAGTTTTCAATTTAGGCATTGAAAGGGGAATTGGTTACTGCTTAGCAGAACCAATATCCCCATGTCATTTGAGTCCGTCGGAGAAAGAATAATACCATTTTAACACAGCTCTGAATGATTAATTAGTTGGTTATATGAAAGAATGGAATTGCAACTTGTGAAATGTAAATTCATACCCTTGAATGGTTTGAATGGTTAATTAAGCTGAGTTGACTAAGGAGGTATCTGTGTCATCCTCTCTTTCCTCATTCCCTTAcattttttctgtattctgttatgcttcctcttctgctcctcctctgttTTAGTCCATTTGCTTTTCTGACTGTACACTCTGTGGCCAGAGGGAATCTCTGCTTATTTACCCTTCATTTATAGGCAGGCTGTAAAACTTTTGCGAATACACTCTTCCTATTATAGAATTTATACCCAGTTCTATTTCTGACCTTACAAATTAAATATCCTTTCGTGTTCCTTACCTTGAGTTCCAGTCAGAGTCAGAAAGATAAGGCAGAAAATAAGAACAGCACTTTGGTTCATGATGCTGTGACTGGAGGTTCCTCTGCAGTAGGCTCAGAAAGTCTAAGCAATTGAGTGTCTCAGAAAGTGTGGGGCTAGGATGCAGTATTTATTTGCAAAGGCACTTTCCCTCTCTAACTCTGATTGGATAACATTATAGTTGACTCAGCAAAACCTGCTGTCTGTTCCTTGGGGAAGTCCCATGTTGCAGAATCAAAGATATTGTTAGTATTTATTGTGACTCTGAGTTGTGGAATTTCCCTCCACCTTCTTTTTTCACTAAGAGTGAGTTAGGTTTCACTTTCCAAAATATGAATGGTTTcttgaaaaacagaagtttattgcatgtaagtttttttaatgaaaaacattttaatgaacctttttaaatgaaactttgatTCTCATCTTTTGCTTCCTGCAAAATAAAGATGTCAACTTAATCCTCAAGTCAGAGTcctaaatacagtttttttttcaagattttgtttaaattccagttagttaacatagtgtaatattagtttcaggtgtagaatttactgattcaatacttacatacaacacccgctgctcatcacaagtgccctccttaatccctatcacctttttaacccacccccctgctcatCTCTCCtctagcaatcctcagtttgttagtctctgtagttaagagtctgtttcttgttttgcctctctttttcccccatgtccatttgttttgtttcttaaattccacatataagtgaaatcatatggtatttgtctttctctgactgattttgcttagcataataccgttTAGCGCTGTCCACaccattgcagatggcaagatttcatttttttttatggctgagtaacacaGTTTTAAAATGAGTATATCTATGCTGTGTTTTGAATCTATTTTAATTTGCAGCATTAAgtcatgaatataaatatatttattcctttatggGTTCCAGGGatgtcatatattttttctttttatctctacaGTAACCTGTAAGAAAATGGGAACgctgttatcttcattttatatatggaaGAAAATTGTTAGGTCATACAAAGGTTGTTATCTATCTAATCTACTTACTATGCTTTTTCTCAACATTTGTCTTAAACTTTTGTAATTACTTTCAGAggctaagaaattttttttttaaagatttcatttatttatttgacagagtaagaGGGAGAGTGCGCacgagtggcagggaggggcagagggagaagccgactcccagctgagcagggagcccatgtggggctctaccccagggctctgagatcatgacccgagctgaaggcagacgcctaaccgactgagccaccgaggcaccccagaggctaagaaaaattttaaaagttctttagtAATAGCAATTTTTCATCCTTTGTAGGTAGATctaatttttggaaataatttagcCAAGCATTGTCTTTTGATCAAATACTATAATTAATAGGTTTGGTCGTCTTGGACAAGGTCAAAGATCTGGAACTGGCAAGTTTCAAAGAATTCCAGAAATGTTTTGAACAGTCATGACATCATTAGAATAACTGAATAGTCTTCTACATATAACTGTTGTGAGGGAAAACACTACTTATTTGGATATCTGGTTTGTTAGTGTTGGTAAGCAATTTTTGTGTATTTCAGAAAAGTCCCTGAATGAAACATCATAAGGTAATATCTAGAATGGCATAAAAAAGGATTAATAGCTATGATAAGATTATTGCAAAAAACAAAGTATTtcctttttgaagaaaatttatttctgtttttttttttttaattttaaaagattttatttatttatttgagagagggagggagggagggagagggagagtgctcgtgcacaagcagggggagcgcagacagagggagagggaggaagcaggctccctgctgaaaaGAGAGCCTACCAacagcatggggctcaatcccaggaccctggtatcatgacctgagctgaaggcagacacttaatcgactgagccatccaggtgcccctgaactgaaggcaaacgtttaactgtctgagccacccaagtgccctgagcatctttttgtgCGTTTGCTcaccatttgtatgtgttctttggagaaatgtctgttgatgtcttctgcctattttatttatttattattttttaaaaagattatagagagaaattactgcctgtgttctcttctaggatttttatggtttcaggtctcacctttaggttctcaatctgttttgagtttatttttgtatatggtgtaagaaagtggcctactttcactcttttgcatgtagctgtccaattttcccatcaccatttgttgaagagactctttttcccattgcatattctttcctcctctgctgaagattaattgaccatataattgttggtttatttctgggtgttctgttctattgatgtgtgtgtctttgtgctGTACTATTCTGTTTCaattaccacagctttgtaatataacttatatattataagttatataatataactgaagtctggaattgtgaagTTATATAATATaactgaagtctggaattgtgatgccaccagttttcttctgctttttcaaaattggtttggcttttttggggtcttttgtggttccatacaaattttaggattattttttccagttttatgaaAATACTAGTATATTGATAGGGagtgtattaaatgtgtagattgttttgggtagtatagacattttaatggtattttttcttacagtccatgagcatggaatgtctttttgtcgtcttgaatttctttcgtcagtgttttatagttttcgaGTACAGATCTTTAATCTCCTAAGtttcttagaaattttatttttggtgcagttgtaattgggattgttttcttaatttcattttctgctgcttgattattagtgtataggaatgcaacagattacagtgattttgtatcctgaattcatttatcagctgTAGTCAtattttggtggtgtctttaggattttctatctATAGTAccacatcatctgcaaacagtgaaagctttacttcttccttgacaATTTGGgggcctcttatttctttttgttgtctgattactgtggctaggacttccagtactatgttgaataaaattgatGAGAGTACACATCCTggtcttgtttctttctttctttttttctcttgtttctgacATTATAGGGAAacgctctcagtttttcatcataCGTATGACgttggctgtagatttttcatgtTAGGCTTGTATTATAtcgaggtatgttctctctagaCTGGTTTTGTTGAGGGTTCTCTTATGAATGGTTGTTGTACTATgtcatatggttcttttccttcATCTTATTGATGTGTGATGTATcccattgatttgtgaatattgatcCACACTTGCATCTCATGAATAGATCcaacttgatcatggtgaataattgttttaatgtattgttagatttggcttgctagtgttttgttgaggattttttgaatctatgttcatcagacATATTAGCCCatggttctcttttttttgtggtgtgtttatctggttttagtatcaggatGATACTGatttcatagaatgaattttgaagttttcctttctcttttttttttggaatcgTTTgggaagaatgggtattaactctttaagTGATAGAATTTGTGAAGCCCTTTGGTGCTGGACTTTTgtatttttggagttttttttttaatttaaattcaattagccaacatatagtacatcattagtttcagatgtagagttcagtaattcatcagttacgtattaacacccagtgctcagcacatcatgtgccctccttcatgtgcatcatccagttaccccacccccctacccacctcccctccagcaaccctcagtttctttcccatagttaagagtctctcattgtttgtctacctctctgatttcttcccattcattttccctcccttcccctatgatcctctgcgctTGTTCTTATATTcttcatatgagtgaaaccatagtgataattgtctttctgtgattcatttatttcgttcagcataataccctccagttccatacatGTCAATGTacatggtaagatttcatcctttctgatggctcagtaatggagtttttaaaaattatttatttatttgtttttaaagatatatttatttgacagagagagacatggcgagagagggaacacaagcagggggagtgggagagggagaagcaggcttcctgctgagcagggagcccgatgcagggctcgatctcaggaccctgggatcgtgactgagccaaaggcagatgcttaaccgactgagccatccaggtgctctagtaatgtagtttttttttttttttttaattactgattcagttcCATTGCTGGTAATCCATCtgttcaaatttctatttcttcccgatTGAGTTTTGGTAGATTATGTTTCCAGGAAGTTagctatttcttctaggttgtacaGTTTTTTCACATGTAAATTTTCATAACAATCTCTTAAAATGGTTcatatttctttgatgttggttgttatttcttctttttcattagtgattttgtttgggtctgctctctctctttttgatgaGTGTGGCtatacatttattgattttattgatgttttcaaagaaccagctgctggtttcattgatctgttctattttttttcttttggtgtctatatcatttatttctgctctaatttttattattttctggttttggattttgttattttttgagattctttaggtataaggttaggttgtttgagttttttcttttttctagatgTAGATCTGGATTGGTATTAACTTCCTTCtttgaactgcttttgctgcatcccaaggattttgaatcattgtggtttcattttcatttgtttccatgtaatttttgatttcttctttgattttttttggtagacccattcattattttaatagcatgttatttcACTTCCATGTACTTTTGGGCCCTttacagattttttcttgtggttgatttctagtttcatagcattgtagtcagaaaagatgcatgttatgactttgatctttttgaatttaagatttgttttgtggcctaatgtgaTCTTTTTTCgagactgttccatgtgcacttgagaaggaCATGAATTCTGCTTTTTTAAGTTGGAATGTTCAGAATATATCTCTTAAattcatctggtccagtatgtcattcagaGCAAATATTCTCTTGTTGATTtcctgtttggatgatctgtccatcgatgtaagtggagtgttcaaatcccctactattactgttgattattttctttatgtttgttactacCTACTTTATGTATTTCGGtcctcccatgttgggtgcataaatattttcaattatatcTTGTTGGATTATCCTCTTTATGATTGTATAGTGTACTTTTTTTTGTCTcattacagtttttattttaaagtctgttctattataaggattgctactctggctttttttttttttaagattatttattagagagaaagagagagagcatgagatggagggttggagggagaagcagacttcctactgaggggggagcccaatgcaggggctggatcctgggactctgggatcatgacctgagctgaagacagatgcttaaccgactgagccacccaggtgccctatactctgggtttcttttgacatccatttccATGATCAGTATTTCTCCAccctctcactttaaatctgcaggtgtctttagatctgaaatgACTCTCTTGTAGGGAGCATATaaataggtcttgttttttaatctactttgtcattctctgtcttttgatttgaatgttcatttacattcaaaataattactgatagacgcatatttattgaaattttgatacttgttttatggttgtttttgttgtgtttttctttttttttttttaagattttatttatttatttgagagagaatgagagatagagagcacgagagggaagagggtcagagggagaagcagactccccgccgagcagggagcccaatgtgggactcgatcccgggactccaggatcatgacctgagccgaaggcagtcgcttaaccaactgagccacccaggcgcccttgttgtGTTTTTCTGatcctttgttctctttcatggtttttttttttttttaaagattttatttatttatttgacagagagacacagcaagagagggaacacaagtagggggagtgggagagggagaagcaggcctcccgcggagcagggatcctgatgtggggcttgatcccaggaccctgggatcatgacctgagccgaaggcagacgcttaacaactgagccacaccggtttttggttttctttagtgatatgcttggatttccgttttttctttgtatatctattacttgtttttgatttatggttacTACTGGGTTTGTATATAATGTTTTCTGCATagagcagtctatattaagttgattgtCTCTCAAGTTTGAAcctattcttttttcctctctcccccacatTTTAGGTTTATCTGTCTGTCTGATCaggtttttggtgtcatattctacatccttttattttatgagttccttggctgatttttacagaaatacctACTTTTATAGCAtttgtgtttttcaattttttattctcccacttatggtctttccactcaaagagtcccccttAATAGGGTTGGTTttgtggtcatgaactcctttagtttttgtttgtctgacaAACGTTTTAGCTGTCTCCTTTcctaaatgatagccttgctggatagactatttttggctgtagatttttccgttttagcactttgaatatatcatgcctcttTCTTCTGGCCGgttaaatttctgaaaaatctGCAGATTTATggtgttctctccctcccccgttcctgcttgtgtgtttgtgtgcgtgtgcacacacgcatgcatgtgcggtctctctctctctctctctctcaaataaaatcttaaaaaaaatttttttatacattttttgcCATTTCAATTACTgcatgtcttggtgtggacctccttagTTTGGATCTTGTTGGGGGGAAgtttctgtgcctcttggatctggatagctgtttccttccccagattattTCTTCTCAAATTCTGACATCTATATTCTAATAGTTAAAATACgtaattttgtgtttctttaagaaacagatgttagtgtagtttaaaaaaaaatactccaaatgGATCTTATCATTTAGCATCTTATTTCTGTTACTAGACAACTCTTAGGTTTTATTCATCAGCCTACTGAATTGTTCTTTTATAAGAAATTCATGTAACTTCTGTAACTTCCaaagttttttgttatttttatttttaaccattggcttgttgaatcattatgaaatgtcatTCTTTATCTCTACTAACAATTTTTGATTAGTTATTCCAGCTCTCTTGGTTATTGTTagcatatttttctgttctttaactTTTAACCTGTTTTTGTCTTTGAATCTAAATTATGTTTCTTGCAAAAAGTGTGCAGTTGGATcaggtttctttaaaaatccattctgccaatctctgacctgtgattggagtgtttagtccaaacacatacagtgtttgttttctgtatgtgttgtcttttttctttaaattttttattgttatgttaatcgccatacattacatcattagtttttgatgtagcgttcattgtttgtgtataacacccagtgctccactcagaatgtgccctccttaatacccatcaccaggctaacccatcctcccaccccctcccctctagaaccctcagtttggttttcagagtccattgtctctcatggtttgtctccccctctgatttcccccccttcattctttccctcctgctatcttctttttttttttttcttcttaacatatattgcattatttgtttcagaggtacagatctgtgattcaacagtcttgcacaattcacagcgctcaccatagcacataccctccccaatgtctatcacgcagccaccccgtctctcccaccaccccccacactcctgcaaccctcagtttgtttcctgagattaagaattcctcatatcagtgaggtcatatgatacctggctttctctgattgacttattttactcagcataacaccctccagttccatccacgtcattgcaaatggcaagatctcattccttttgatggctgcataatattccattgtgtgtgtgtgtgtgtgtgtgtgtgtgtgtgtgtgtgtgtgtatacacacacacac
The sequence above is a segment of the Zalophus californianus isolate mZalCal1 chromosome 2, mZalCal1.pri.v2, whole genome shotgun sequence genome. Coding sequences within it:
- the CXCL10 gene encoding C-X-C motif chemokine 10, translating into MNQSAVLIFCLIFLTLTGTQGIPLSRTTRCTCIKISDGSVNLKSLEKLEVIPASQSCPRVEIIATLKKNGEKRCLNPESKKIKILLRAISKERSKTSP